In Arthrobacter citreus, a single genomic region encodes these proteins:
- a CDS encoding glutathione ABC transporter substrate-binding protein, giving the protein MKKKTAGVLFASLFTISTVLAGCTSDTTSSSATGTKAKAGGTLVVARLSDATTLDPQFITDIPSANVVYEKVYETLVEPDKNMEPKPLLATEWKQVNNVTWEFKLREGVKFHDGTPFNADAVKTTFDRVLDPKTASPQAGKFAMIKEVKVVNDTTVQFILKYPYAPLLSILMSSEGSIISPKSIKDNSDKIGQNPVGTGPYVFKSWKSGEEIKIAKNNDYWGNKPKIDGVVFKVVPEDATRLAMIETGEAQVTDQVPVTEIDRIEASDTMDLYRTDGLAVEYLSFNVKKKPFNDVRVRKAIAHAIEVDSIIKGVYNDVGTKANSTMSPKVFGYDPDIKGYDYDINESKKLLKEAGVKDGLTFTLTTSDRKERINMAEVIQSQLKGIGINVKIQVLEYGAYIDTIAKGEHQVAIGGWGNATGDGDYNQFNLFDSQSQGAAGNSSFYSNPEVDKLIESARQEPDSEKRKQLYADAQKIESEDVPYVPIRNYEHLAVTSSSVKGLWLNPASYLMLDDVTVK; this is encoded by the coding sequence ATGAAGAAAAAAACAGCTGGAGTACTATTTGCATCATTATTTACAATTTCAACTGTTCTAGCAGGATGTACATCTGACACAACAAGCAGTAGTGCAACAGGAACAAAAGCGAAAGCAGGGGGAACTTTAGTTGTCGCTAGATTATCCGATGCAACTACATTAGATCCACAATTTATTACTGATATACCATCAGCAAATGTAGTGTACGAAAAGGTTTATGAAACATTAGTTGAACCAGATAAAAATATGGAGCCCAAGCCTCTTTTAGCAACAGAATGGAAACAAGTAAATAACGTGACTTGGGAATTTAAACTTCGAGAAGGCGTTAAATTCCATGATGGTACACCATTTAATGCAGATGCAGTAAAAACTACTTTTGATCGAGTGCTTGATCCAAAAACTGCATCACCACAAGCGGGTAAGTTTGCAATGATTAAAGAAGTTAAAGTAGTTAACGACACGACTGTACAATTTATTTTGAAATACCCATACGCACCACTTTTATCAATTTTAATGAGTAGTGAAGGGAGTATTATTAGTCCAAAATCAATAAAAGATAATAGTGATAAAATTGGACAAAATCCAGTAGGAACTGGTCCATATGTATTTAAATCTTGGAAATCAGGTGAAGAAATAAAAATTGCAAAAAATAATGACTACTGGGGAAATAAACCTAAGATTGATGGTGTAGTCTTTAAAGTAGTTCCTGAAGATGCTACAAGATTAGCTATGATAGAAACTGGTGAAGCGCAAGTAACTGACCAAGTACCAGTAACAGAAATTGATCGAATTGAAGCATCAGACACAATGGACTTATATCGTACAGATGGACTAGCTGTTGAATACTTAAGCTTCAATGTTAAGAAAAAGCCGTTTAATGATGTGCGTGTTAGAAAAGCAATTGCACATGCAATTGAAGTAGATTCAATCATTAAAGGTGTATATAACGACGTTGGAACAAAAGCGAACTCAACGATGAGTCCGAAAGTATTTGGTTATGATCCTGACATTAAAGGTTATGATTACGATATTAATGAATCTAAAAAGCTATTAAAAGAAGCCGGAGTTAAAGATGGACTAACATTTACGCTAACAACTAGTGATCGTAAAGAAAGAATAAATATGGCTGAAGTAATCCAATCACAATTAAAAGGTATTGGTATCAATGTTAAAATCCAAGTTCTTGAGTACGGAGCTTATATTGATACAATCGCAAAAGGTGAACATCAAGTTGCAATTGGCGGATGGGGTAATGCTACTGGTGATGGGGACTATAATCAATTTAATTTATTTGATAGTCAATCCCAAGGTGCAGCAGGAAATAGTTCTTTCTATAGTAACCCAGAAGTAGATAAATTAATTGAATCAGCAAGACAGGAGCCAGATAGCGAAAAACGTAAACAACTATATGCTGATGCACAAAAAATTGAAAGTGAAGATGTACCATATGTTCCTATTCGTAACTACGAGCATTTAGCAGTTACTAGCTCTTCGGTTAAAGGACTATGGTTAAACCCAGCAAGTTATTTAATGCTTGACGATGTAACAGTGAAATAA
- a CDS encoding ABC transporter permease produces MFLFIVRRIIQTIPVLIGVSLVVFLIMQMVPGDPATLLAGEGATKQTIEMIRHQLGFDRPVIIQYFDYIAHVLQGDFGESIRNNRPVLDEIMIRLPITIELALASIFITVVLGMLAGIISATKQYSAADITIMIIALLGISLPSFWFGLMLIYFFSVNLHIFPVAGWGTFKHMVLPALTLGAGGAAIVARMTRSSMLEVVRQDYMRTARAKGLKEHVIIYKHGLKNALIPVITVVGLQFGALLGGTVLTESVFAINGLGRLIVDAIRTRDLPMVQGGVLIASIIFVFMNLAVDILYRYFNKRVDLN; encoded by the coding sequence ATGTTTCTATTTATTGTCAGAAGAATTATACAAACTATTCCAGTTTTAATTGGTGTAAGTTTAGTCGTTTTTTTAATTATGCAGATGGTCCCTGGTGATCCAGCAACTCTACTTGCTGGGGAAGGTGCTACGAAACAAACAATCGAAATGATTCGTCATCAACTTGGCTTTGATCGACCGGTCATTATTCAGTATTTCGATTATATTGCTCATGTACTACAAGGTGATTTTGGTGAATCTATTCGAAATAATCGTCCAGTATTAGATGAGATTATGATTCGTTTGCCAATTACAATTGAACTTGCACTGGCTAGTATTTTCATTACAGTCGTACTTGGTATGCTAGCAGGTATTATATCAGCGACTAAACAGTATTCTGCAGCTGATATTACAATTATGATTATTGCTTTACTAGGAATCTCTTTACCAAGTTTCTGGTTTGGTTTAATGCTGATTTACTTCTTTTCAGTTAATCTTCATATATTTCCAGTTGCTGGCTGGGGAACGTTTAAACATATGGTACTACCAGCCTTAACTTTAGGTGCAGGTGGTGCTGCAATTGTAGCTAGAATGACTAGATCAAGTATGTTAGAAGTTGTTCGTCAAGACTATATGCGTACGGCAAGAGCAAAAGGTTTAAAGGAACATGTCATTATTTACAAACATGGTCTAAAAAATGCATTAATTCCAGTTATTACTGTTGTTGGTCTACAATTTGGTGCATTACTTGGTGGTACCGTTTTAACCGAGTCAGTTTTTGCAATTAATGGACTTGGTAGATTAATTGTTGATGCAATTAGAACAAGAGATTTACCTATGGTTCAAGGTGGCGTATTAATCGCTTCAATTATCTTCGTATTTATGAATCTAGCTGTTGATATTCTCTACCGTTACTTTAATAAACGAGTTGACTTGAATTAA
- a CDS encoding ABC transporter ATP-binding protein, which produces MKKQFDETILEVKNLQTHFYTDDGVSKAVNGISFNLKKGETLGIVGESGSGKSITSLSLLRLIPSPPGKIAGGSILFKGEDLLAKTEKQMRSIRGNEISMIFQEPMTSLNPVYSAGEQIAEAIRLHQKLNKKEAWDKAVEMLRLVGIPSPEKRAKQEPHELSGGMRQRVMIAMALACHPEVLIADEPTTALDVTIQAQILELIKSLQKDFGTAVILITHDLGVVYETCDRVAVMYAGRIVEYTSAKELFNSPKHPYTIGLLNSLPRLDMDQDELTTIPGTVPSPFNMPKGCSFAPRCAHAKEICHASVPDLNTIDKNSEVSCWMYTSKWETDTLQEKVGIE; this is translated from the coding sequence ATGAAAAAACAATTTGATGAAACAATTCTTGAGGTTAAAAATCTACAAACCCACTTTTATACAGATGACGGTGTTAGTAAGGCAGTTAATGGAATAAGCTTTAACTTAAAAAAAGGTGAGACACTTGGAATTGTAGGAGAGTCTGGTAGCGGTAAGAGTATTACTTCCTTGTCCCTATTACGATTAATCCCCTCTCCTCCAGGAAAGATTGCTGGTGGTAGTATTCTTTTTAAAGGTGAAGACTTACTTGCAAAAACTGAAAAACAGATGCGTTCAATACGAGGTAATGAAATTTCAATGATCTTTCAAGAGCCAATGACATCTTTAAACCCTGTTTATTCAGCTGGCGAACAAATTGCAGAAGCGATTCGTCTTCACCAAAAATTAAACAAAAAGGAAGCTTGGGATAAAGCAGTTGAAATGCTGCGACTTGTAGGAATCCCCTCTCCTGAAAAACGTGCAAAACAAGAACCACATGAGCTTAGTGGTGGAATGCGACAAAGGGTTATGATTGCAATGGCACTTGCTTGTCACCCAGAAGTGCTAATCGCAGATGAACCGACTACAGCTCTTGATGTTACAATTCAAGCTCAGATTCTGGAATTAATTAAATCACTCCAAAAAGATTTCGGTACAGCCGTTATCTTAATCACGCATGATTTAGGTGTTGTTTATGAGACTTGTGATCGAGTGGCTGTAATGTACGCCGGAAGAATTGTTGAATATACTTCAGCAAAAGAACTATTTAATAGCCCTAAACATCCATACACAATCGGTTTATTAAACTCTCTTCCACGTCTGGATATGGATCAAGATGAATTAACTACGATACCTGGTACTGTACCGAGCCCATTCAATATGCCAAAAGGCTGTAGTTTTGCTCCCCGCTGTGCACATGCTAAAGAAATTTGCCATGCGTCAGTACCAGACTTAAACACAATTGACAAAAATTCGGAAGTTAGTTGTTGGATGTACACATCAAAATGGGAAACAGATACGCTTCAAGAGAAAGTAGGGATTGAATAA
- a CDS encoding amidohydrolase family protein encodes MIDLLLINGTIITMDTERRIIQNGSVAIHNGRIVDIDLTENMKTKYEAHKVIDCSHQCILPGLIDVHGHGGHSMFKTIAMENIDFWMPIMTNTYKHFVTDDFWYYEGKLSALERLKAGITTGVSVLGSVPRSDDPIFAINHAKAYNEVGVREVVCTGPCNPPWPHSFSRWVDGKRIEKEVTYEEVLKGAEAVIEALNHANGDKTRAFITPFVIVTSVDPSNPTSPDRLYGLTQHDLYQAKKIREIARKYNTRIHSDAFGGMIHLAIQDKENALLGPDVHLQHCRGISFDEAKILAETGTNISASPGFGQVNARTPITELIEMGATVAISTDGTSPSTSFDLFQAMRKTQFVHQAALRDYYYLPPGKLLEMITIDAAKCIGWDDEIGSLEIGKKADVITVNLHQPHLTPEFMHVHRLVFQAVANDVDHVIVDGKLIMEGRNVHTVHESTVLNEANEEAFETIKRAGLEKYMQPTKYFWGHARAYVDEMRYVEN; translated from the coding sequence ATGATTGATTTGTTATTAATAAATGGCACTATAATCACAATGGATACAGAAAGAAGAATTATCCAAAATGGCTCTGTTGCGATTCATAATGGAAGAATTGTGGACATTGATTTGACTGAGAACATGAAAACTAAGTATGAAGCGCATAAAGTAATTGATTGTAGTCATCAATGTATTTTACCAGGGCTAATAGATGTTCATGGTCATGGCGGTCATTCAATGTTTAAAACAATTGCAATGGAAAATATCGATTTTTGGATGCCAATTATGACGAATACGTATAAACATTTCGTGACAGATGATTTTTGGTATTACGAAGGAAAGCTATCAGCTCTTGAACGATTAAAAGCAGGTATTACAACAGGTGTTAGTGTGTTAGGTTCAGTACCAAGATCTGATGATCCAATATTTGCGATCAACCATGCGAAAGCATACAACGAAGTAGGAGTCCGCGAAGTAGTTTGTACAGGTCCATGTAACCCACCTTGGCCACATTCATTTAGTAGATGGGTTGACGGGAAAAGAATTGAAAAAGAAGTAACTTACGAAGAAGTTTTAAAAGGAGCAGAAGCGGTTATTGAAGCTTTGAATCATGCAAATGGAGACAAAACGAGAGCCTTTATAACGCCATTTGTCATTGTAACGTCTGTTGACCCTTCAAATCCAACATCTCCAGATCGACTTTACGGTTTAACTCAACATGATCTTTACCAAGCGAAAAAAATTAGAGAGATAGCTAGAAAATATAATACAAGAATTCATTCAGATGCATTTGGAGGAATGATTCATTTAGCAATTCAAGATAAAGAAAATGCATTATTAGGCCCAGATGTCCATCTTCAGCACTGTCGAGGAATTTCATTCGATGAAGCGAAAATTTTAGCTGAAACTGGAACGAATATTAGTGCTTCTCCAGGTTTTGGCCAAGTAAATGCACGTACTCCAATTACAGAATTAATTGAAATGGGAGCAACAGTTGCAATTTCAACTGATGGTACTTCCCCTTCAACAAGCTTTGATTTATTCCAAGCAATGAGGAAAACTCAGTTTGTCCATCAGGCTGCACTAAGAGACTATTATTATTTACCGCCTGGAAAGCTTTTAGAAATGATTACAATTGATGCAGCAAAATGTATCGGTTGGGACGATGAAATTGGCTCACTTGAAATTGGTAAAAAAGCAGATGTCATCACAGTTAATCTCCACCAACCACATTTGACACCTGAGTTTATGCACGTTCATCGATTGGTTTTTCAAGCAGTCGCAAATGATGTTGATCATGTGATTGTTGATGGAAAGCTAATTATGGAAGGTAGAAATGTACATACAGTTCATGAAAGTACAGTTTTAAATGAAGCAAATGAAGAAGCATTTGAAACAATTAAACGTGCTGGACTAGAAAAGTATATGCAGCCTACAAAGTATTTCTGGGGGCATGCTCGTGCCTATGTTGACGAGATGAGATATGTTGAAAACTAA
- a CDS encoding ABC transporter permease subunit encodes MKAETVLSNTEIKLEKRKSQKLKRWKVFYRKFKKNKLALVGGYIVLFYILVAIFAPLISPKDPFAIDLMHKLQTPSMEHWMGTDDKGRDILSRIIYGSRLSISVGFVSVLFGAVFGITLGLIAGYYGKWMDTIIMRVVDVLLAFPGILLALAIISALGPSLINVMVAVGIFSVPMFARIVRGSTLSVRKLEYIDAIRALGATDATIIFKHILPNILSPIIVQATLKLATAILSAAGLSYLGLGAQPPSPEWGAMLSSGRDYLFTAPHIALFPGIAISTLVLGFNIFGDGLRDALDPRMKK; translated from the coding sequence ATGAAAGCAGAGACAGTATTAAGTAATACTGAAATTAAACTAGAAAAAAGAAAATCTCAAAAACTTAAAAGATGGAAAGTATTCTATAGGAAGTTTAAAAAAAATAAATTGGCACTAGTTGGAGGATATATAGTACTTTTTTATATTTTAGTAGCCATTTTTGCACCATTAATTTCACCAAAGGATCCTTTTGCAATTGATTTAATGCACAAACTTCAGACGCCATCGATGGAACATTGGATGGGAACTGATGATAAAGGAAGAGATATTTTAAGTAGGATAATATATGGAAGCCGTCTTTCAATTTCAGTAGGTTTTGTATCTGTCTTATTTGGAGCCGTTTTCGGAATCACTCTTGGGCTGATCGCAGGTTATTACGGAAAATGGATGGATACGATCATTATGAGGGTTGTTGATGTTTTACTTGCATTCCCAGGTATTTTACTGGCACTTGCAATTATTAGTGCACTAGGTCCTAGTCTAATTAATGTTATGGTTGCTGTCGGTATCTTTTCAGTTCCAATGTTTGCACGAATCGTTAGAGGATCTACGTTATCCGTCAGAAAACTTGAATATATCGATGCAATTCGCGCTTTAGGTGCAACTGATGCAACAATTATTTTCAAACATATTTTACCGAATATTCTTTCACCAATAATTGTCCAAGCTACGTTAAAACTTGCTACAGCTATTCTATCAGCAGCAGGCTTGTCATATCTCGGACTAGGCGCACAGCCACCATCTCCAGAATGGGGAGCGATGTTAAGTAGTGGACGTGATTATTTATTTACTGCACCACATATTGCCTTATTTCCGGGTATCGCGATTTCAACACTTGTATTAGGATTTAATATTTTCGGGGATGGGCTAAGAGATGCACTTGATCCAAGGATGAAAAAATAA
- a CDS encoding dipeptide ABC transporter ATP-binding protein: protein MALQLVDKKILLNVDHLKQYFPIKGGILGRTINHVKAVDDISFHIYEGETLSIVGESGCGKSTTGRAILRLDEPTSGSIHFKEKDLLSLGKKEMRKIRKDLQVIFQDPFASLNPRQTIGQILGEALAIQNVVPKEERRARIEELLEHVGLRPEAMERYPHEFSGGQRQRVGIARALAVDPKLIICDEAVSALDVSIQAQVLNLLKSLQKKFSLTFLFISHDLGVVRHISDRVMVMYLGKIVEIADKKSIFDNPQHPYTRALLSAIPVPNPVHQRERIILTGDVPSPIDPPSGCRFHTRCPFAIDICKTRVPELKLSEQNHQVACHIVV, encoded by the coding sequence ATGGCATTACAACTAGTGGATAAAAAAATACTACTTAATGTAGATCATTTAAAACAATACTTTCCTATTAAGGGTGGCATTTTAGGAAGAACAATTAATCATGTAAAGGCTGTAGACGATATTAGTTTCCATATTTATGAGGGCGAAACATTAAGCATTGTAGGAGAATCCGGTTGCGGTAAATCTACTACCGGTAGAGCGATCTTAAGATTAGACGAGCCTACAAGTGGAAGCATTCATTTTAAAGAAAAAGATTTATTAAGCTTAGGAAAAAAAGAAATGCGCAAAATAAGAAAGGATTTACAAGTAATCTTTCAAGATCCATTTGCTTCTCTTAATCCTAGACAAACGATTGGACAAATTTTAGGAGAGGCATTAGCTATTCAAAATGTTGTTCCAAAAGAAGAACGTAGAGCTAGAATTGAAGAATTACTTGAACATGTTGGTTTAAGACCTGAAGCGATGGAGCGTTATCCTCATGAATTTAGTGGAGGACAGCGCCAACGTGTCGGAATTGCTCGTGCACTTGCAGTCGATCCAAAACTAATTATTTGTGATGAAGCTGTTTCTGCGTTAGACGTTTCAATCCAAGCTCAAGTACTAAACTTACTTAAATCATTACAGAAAAAATTCTCTCTTACCTTTCTTTTCATCTCGCATGATTTAGGTGTAGTAAGACATATCTCAGATCGTGTGATGGTAATGTATTTAGGAAAAATAGTCGAGATAGCCGATAAAAAATCAATATTTGACAATCCGCAACACCCATATACACGTGCACTATTATCAGCAATTCCAGTTCCAAATCCAGTGCATCAAAGAGAAAGAATTATATTAACAGGAGACGTACCTTCTCCGATTGATCCCCCAAGTGGCTGCCGTTTCCACACAAGATGCCCTTTTGCGATCGATATTTGTAAAACAAGAGTACCTGAATTAAAATTATCCGAGCAAAATCATCAGGTTGCTTGCCACATTGTAGTATAA
- a CDS encoding histidine kinase: MLSYEGFTLLIMLFILAPIMGAIALLFLFIFEKRIDLLENKNREIRLEHALQEAQYNKLNQQIQPHFLFNTLNVILSLARLNRTSELIRALETFSQFLKFKYKSSEPLIPLAQEIQYTQYYLDIQTLRFGERLKTQLDCPNELYDALVPPFILQTLVENSFKHGLEKKIGEALLHIRFYQDSELVCLEVIDNGLMGMTNSFSNNEGHGLDNIKKRLKLYFGSNGHVLIASNELGTNVKVVWPLIYDSNVKEGAIK, from the coding sequence ATGCTTAGCTACGAGGGATTTACTTTACTAATTATGCTATTTATTTTAGCTCCTATTATGGGAGCTATTGCTTTATTATTTTTATTTATTTTTGAAAAAAGGATCGACTTACTTGAAAATAAGAATAGAGAAATTCGTTTAGAGCACGCACTCCAAGAAGCTCAATATAACAAGTTGAATCAGCAAATTCAACCACACTTTTTGTTTAATACACTAAATGTCATACTTAGCTTAGCTCGTTTAAATCGAACATCGGAATTAATCAGGGCACTTGAAACATTCTCTCAATTTTTAAAATTTAAATATAAGTCTTCAGAGCCCTTAATTCCGCTAGCGCAAGAAATACAATATACTCAATATTATTTAGATATACAAACTCTACGGTTTGGTGAGCGACTTAAAACTCAGTTAGATTGTCCAAATGAATTATATGATGCTTTAGTTCCTCCATTTATTTTGCAAACCTTAGTAGAAAATTCTTTTAAACATGGTTTAGAAAAAAAAATTGGTGAGGCTTTACTTCATATTCGTTTTTATCAAGATTCTGAACTAGTTTGCTTAGAAGTAATCGATAATGGCTTAATGGGTATGACAAACTCATTTTCAAATAATGAAGGTCACGGGCTAGACAATATAAAAAAGAGGCTAAAACTATATTTTGGTAGCAATGGACATGTATTAATTGCCTCAAATGAATTAGGTACAAACGTTAAGGTCGTTTGGCCACTAATATATGACTCAAATGTAAAGGAGGGAGCTATAAAATGA
- a CDS encoding glutathione ABC transporter substrate-binding protein, producing the protein MPLKLKSEFGKFFLVLFSAVTITGCSSNQDVGTKTNGQAHDSNGGNTLVIARQSDAENLDQQFMSTINAASITHHKIYEGLVQRDSNNEIQPLLAESWNQIDDTTWEFKLRHGVKFHDGTPFNAEAVKKTFDRLLDPKVASPRAVVFKMVKEVKVVDEYTVQFILSEPFSPLLSILANHEGGIISPKTIDKYGKNIIQEPNGTGPFKFESWSPGQEITLVKNEDYWGTKPKIDKVEFKVVPEDSTRISMIETGEAQIAEPLPVAVMDQVESSSAMEVYRSEGFGTEYIGFNVTKKPFNDVRVRKAIAHAVEMDSIIKGVFNNVGKQANSAMGSKVFGYDDQLKAYDYNLKEAKKLLTEAGYPNGFEATILTMDSKERVNLAEVLQSQLKGIGINLKVQVMEYGSFVEKVNKGQSQMFIISWRNATGDADYNQYNLFHSDSRGAAGNTFFYSNPKVDDLINEGRKEKDETKRKEIYAKAQEIEMDDAPYIPVRVIENVAAISKNVKGFSISPSGYLEINDVTIK; encoded by the coding sequence ATGCCATTGAAATTAAAATCGGAATTCGGTAAATTTTTTCTAGTATTATTTTCTGCAGTGACAATTACAGGATGTTCATCTAATCAAGATGTTGGGACAAAAACAAATGGACAAGCACATGATTCAAATGGAGGAAATACGCTAGTAATTGCTCGGCAGTCTGATGCAGAAAATTTAGATCAGCAATTTATGTCTACTATAAATGCTGCGAGTATTACTCATCATAAAATTTATGAAGGTCTTGTACAACGTGATAGTAACAATGAAATTCAACCATTGTTAGCAGAATCTTGGAATCAAATCGACGATACAACATGGGAATTTAAACTAAGGCATGGTGTAAAATTCCACGATGGCACTCCATTTAATGCAGAAGCAGTAAAAAAGACGTTTGATCGCTTATTAGATCCAAAAGTAGCATCGCCAAGAGCGGTTGTATTCAAAATGGTAAAAGAAGTGAAAGTAGTTGATGAATATACAGTTCAATTTATTTTAAGTGAGCCTTTTTCACCACTTCTTTCGATTTTAGCAAACCATGAAGGTGGCATTATAAGTCCTAAAACGATTGATAAATATGGAAAAAATATTATCCAAGAGCCAAACGGAACCGGTCCTTTTAAATTTGAATCATGGTCTCCTGGTCAAGAAATTACATTAGTTAAAAATGAAGATTACTGGGGCACTAAACCGAAAATCGATAAAGTTGAATTCAAAGTAGTTCCAGAAGACTCAACAAGAATTTCCATGATTGAAACAGGAGAAGCTCAAATTGCTGAACCACTCCCAGTAGCAGTAATGGACCAAGTTGAATCATCTTCTGCAATGGAAGTCTATCGAAGTGAAGGATTCGGTACAGAATACATCGGTTTCAATGTAACGAAAAAACCATTTAATGATGTACGTGTTCGTAAAGCAATTGCTCATGCTGTTGAAATGGATTCAATTATTAAAGGGGTATTTAATAACGTCGGTAAACAAGCGAACTCCGCAATGGGATCAAAAGTATTCGGATACGATGATCAATTAAAAGCCTATGATTACAATTTAAAAGAAGCTAAAAAACTATTAACAGAAGCAGGCTACCCAAATGGATTTGAAGCCACAATTCTTACAATGGATAGCAAAGAACGAGTAAATTTAGCAGAAGTACTTCAATCACAATTAAAAGGAATCGGCATTAATTTAAAAGTACAAGTGATGGAATACGGTTCATTCGTTGAAAAAGTAAATAAAGGTCAATCACAAATGTTTATCATTAGCTGGAGAAACGCAACAGGAGATGCTGATTACAATCAGTACAACCTATTCCACTCAGACTCACGCGGAGCGGCTGGAAACACATTCTTCTATAGCAATCCAAAAGTAGATGACCTAATTAATGAAGGTCGAAAAGAAAAAGACGAAACAAAACGCAAAGAAATCTATGCAAAAGCGCAAGAAATCGAAATGGATGACGCTCCATATATTCCAGTAAGAGTAATCGAAAATGTCGCAGCAATCTCAAAAAATGTAAAAGGATTCTCAATTAGTCCTTCAGGTTATTTAGAGATTAATGACGTGACGATTAAGTAA
- a CDS encoding amidohydrolase family protein codes for MKTKLKGRYVIGFNGSEHVILEDAEVVYEKDTILFVGKNYLDEVDQVIDVGNAILSPGFIDLNALGDIDHDILHLEAKSNRQKNLLWSEQYVKEGHHELMSEEEEAFKSLYAYSQLILNGITTAMPITSVFYKNWAETFEELEAAANHAGKLGLRIYLGPSYQAGIRVVEPDGKIKMHWDEKAGEEGLDRAIRFFETFDGAFDGLIRGMLAPERIETQTEEILIKTKYYSEKLNVPIKLHAAQGSFEFNTILKEHGVTPIKYLYNLGFLGPNTGIPHAHFVSGYSGANYNIDNDISLLKETNTTVIHCPLIIGRHGEGLESFAKYRKEGINIALGTDTFPPDIFQNVRTGSMLSRFVEKEVEGSTYADFFNSITLGAAAFLNREDLGRIAVGAKADIIAIDLDGFHMGVMDDPIRTMFVSGSGRDVKLSIINGKIVMEDQVIPNLDMEDLKQKAQFYFNKMRKGYMERDYEQLPENELFPSSFKLVNSLE; via the coding sequence ATGAAAACGAAGCTAAAAGGAAGATACGTAATTGGTTTTAATGGAAGTGAACATGTCATATTGGAAGATGCAGAAGTTGTTTATGAAAAGGACACGATTTTATTTGTTGGAAAAAACTATTTAGATGAAGTAGATCAAGTAATTGACGTAGGAAATGCGATCCTTAGTCCTGGTTTTATTGATTTAAACGCTCTAGGTGACATTGATCATGATATTTTGCACTTAGAGGCGAAATCAAATAGACAAAAAAATCTCCTTTGGTCTGAACAATACGTAAAAGAGGGACATCATGAACTAATGAGTGAAGAGGAGGAAGCATTTAAATCTTTATATGCTTATTCTCAACTAATCTTAAATGGAATTACTACGGCCATGCCGATTACATCCGTTTTTTATAAAAATTGGGCTGAAACTTTTGAAGAGTTAGAAGCCGCAGCGAACCATGCGGGAAAACTAGGGTTGAGAATTTATCTTGGACCAAGCTATCAAGCAGGAATTCGAGTAGTCGAGCCAGATGGAAAGATTAAAATGCATTGGGATGAAAAAGCGGGCGAGGAAGGATTAGACAGAGCGATAAGGTTTTTTGAAACCTTCGATGGCGCATTTGACGGGTTAATCCGAGGGATGTTAGCCCCAGAAAGAATTGAAACACAGACTGAAGAAATTTTAATAAAAACAAAATATTACAGTGAAAAATTAAATGTTCCTATCAAGCTTCATGCTGCGCAAGGAAGTTTTGAGTTTAATACAATTCTAAAAGAACACGGAGTTACACCAATTAAATATTTATATAATCTTGGATTTTTAGGTCCAAATACAGGCATTCCACACGCTCATTTTGTATCAGGCTATAGTGGAGCCAATTACAATATTGATAATGATATTTCGCTTCTGAAAGAAACAAATACTACTGTCATCCATTGTCCCCTTATTATAGGAAGACATGGAGAAGGGCTTGAATCATTTGCAAAATATAGAAAAGAAGGAATCAATATTGCATTAGGTACCGACACTTTCCCACCAGACATATTTCAAAATGTACGTACTGGTAGTATGCTTTCAAGATTTGTTGAAAAAGAAGTTGAAGGATCTACATACGCTGATTTCTTCAATTCTATTACCTTAGGAGCAGCGGCATTTCTTAATCGGGAAGATTTAGGAAGAATTGCTGTTGGTGCAAAAGCGGATATTATTGCGATTGATTTAGATGGATTTCACATGGGCGTTATGGATGATCCAATTCGAACAATGTTTGTAAGTGGTTCAGGCAGAGATGTAAAACTATCAATTATAAATGGAAAAATCGTGATGGAAGATCAAGTGATTCCTAATCTTGATATGGAAGATTTAAAGCAAAAAGCACAATTCTATTTTAATAAGATGAGAAAAGGTTATATGGAAAGAGATTACGAGCAACTTCCTGAAAATGAACTATTTCCATCATCATTTAAATTAGTCAATTCACTAGAGTAG